In the genome of Streptomyces globosus, one region contains:
- a CDS encoding DUF4352 domain-containing protein, whose amino-acid sequence MRQSASAPALAAAALLPLLLLGGTACSPAPDRAASAPAAVPAAPVDDGAPGDDGAGSGPVRGAVKEVHVGDAVQVHGRQVGRHLQAVLNAYVDPAVSVDKNYSPPAGKRWVAASMSFANIGGASYGALGGMWAHDSAGQRHPVVRTGELTTGKPLVFDSLAVGERVEGWVVFEIPKNARIVRIEYHDANVQANSGEGFWAV is encoded by the coding sequence ATGCGCCAGTCCGCCTCCGCCCCCGCCCTCGCCGCCGCAGCCCTCCTGCCGCTCCTGCTGCTCGGCGGCACGGCCTGCTCACCGGCGCCCGACCGCGCCGCGTCCGCGCCCGCCGCGGTGCCCGCCGCCCCGGTCGACGACGGCGCGCCGGGCGACGACGGCGCCGGGTCCGGCCCCGTCCGCGGCGCCGTGAAGGAAGTGCACGTCGGGGACGCCGTACAGGTCCACGGCCGGCAGGTGGGCCGGCACCTGCAGGCCGTGCTGAACGCGTACGTCGACCCGGCCGTCAGCGTCGACAAGAACTACTCCCCGCCCGCCGGCAAGCGCTGGGTGGCCGCCTCGATGTCGTTCGCCAACATCGGCGGGGCCTCGTACGGGGCGCTCGGCGGGATGTGGGCGCACGACAGCGCCGGGCAGCGCCACCCGGTCGTGCGGACCGGTGAACTCACCACCGGCAAACCCCTCGTGTTCGATTCCCTCGCGGTCGGCGAACGGGTCGAGGGATGGGTCGTGTTCGAAATTCCGAAGAACGCCCGCATCGTACGGATCGAATACCACGACGCGAACGTCCAGGCGAATTCCGGAGAGGGATTCTGGGCCGTATAG
- a CDS encoding DUF6299 family protein, which produces MSIRSTRIPLTVLAALAAATAFAAPAGATVYEQEISVHPYAQLAADGTITLSGSYRCNAASPSGAMQISATVVQEGTRLTTTAEESPVCDGTERAWRGTAGTPEGLGLPGGIHEGEALFEARLQEIGFSGAGLLPSSVDAVAVDSRSGHVGG; this is translated from the coding sequence ATGTCCATTCGCTCGACCCGCATCCCCCTGACCGTCCTTGCGGCGCTGGCCGCGGCAACCGCTTTCGCGGCGCCCGCGGGCGCGACCGTGTACGAGCAGGAGATTTCCGTCCACCCCTACGCGCAGCTCGCCGCGGACGGCACGATCACCCTTTCCGGGTCCTACAGGTGCAACGCGGCATCACCCTCGGGGGCGATGCAGATCTCCGCGACGGTCGTGCAGGAGGGCACGCGCCTGACCACCACCGCCGAGGAGTCCCCGGTCTGCGACGGCACCGAGCGCGCGTGGCGCGGCACGGCCGGCACCCCGGAGGGCCTGGGCCTCCCGGGCGGGATCCACGAGGGCGAGGCCCTCTTCGAGGCGCGGCTCCAGGAGATCGGCTTCTCCGGCGCGGGCCTGCTGCCCTCGTCGGTCGACGCGGTCGCCGTGGACAGCCGCTCCGGCCACGTCGGCGGCTGA
- a CDS encoding SpoIIE family protein phosphatase, producing MAAAEHDGSGRNRGGAVTGPGERLALNRMGSFEWDLDAGALALDGAGLVVFDLDPDEFDGTPEGLGLRIPPDDGNRLAEAVRAALDGGAETYGSYFTVRRRDGVDQWTHTQGRILRDDGGTPRRIAGIVRDATAELAHATVLRKLESARARQATIVQRTTEALSRAVTVDDVTAALTGAGALERLGADGLALSLVENDAMKVIALSGESLEILAERRFTRLDGSLPLSRTVLTGQARFVTSLAELAGEFPLLADYLGRIRYEGAAYLPLIAQAKAIGGLVLFYRRRTDFSPEEQNLCLGLAGIVAQSLQRALLFDQEREFATGLQASMLPRRIPEIHGGEIAVRYHSAWSGREVGGDWYDVIALPRDRVGLVVGDVQGHDTHAAAIMGQLRIALRAYAGEGHPPSTVLARASRFLAELDTERFATCMYAQVDLETGGVRAVRAGHLGPLIRHTDGRTGWPKVRGGLPLGLASAFEQEEFPETRLDLVPGETLVLCTDGLVEEPGTTITQGMEALAHAVRSGPQEAGALADHLSDRLWERWGSGDDVALLVLRRAPDPGTHRAPRIHQYVHQADPEGLSEARYALRQALRDWGMPDLADDVELAAGELLVNALLHTDGGAVLTMEVLPEPVRRIRLWVKDRSSVWPRRRTPGEAATTGRGLLLVDALATHWGVESRGDGKAVWCEFDVPVSLHGAG from the coding sequence TTGGCAGCGGCGGAGCACGACGGATCCGGACGGAACCGCGGCGGCGCGGTGACGGGCCCCGGGGAGCGCCTCGCGCTGAACCGCATGGGCAGCTTCGAGTGGGACCTGGACGCCGGGGCGCTGGCCCTGGACGGGGCCGGGCTCGTGGTCTTCGACCTGGATCCCGACGAGTTCGACGGGACCCCGGAGGGCCTCGGCCTGCGCATCCCCCCGGACGACGGGAACCGGCTGGCGGAGGCGGTGCGCGCCGCGCTGGACGGGGGCGCCGAGACGTACGGCTCGTACTTCACGGTGCGCCGCCGCGACGGCGTCGACCAGTGGACCCACACCCAGGGCCGCATCCTGCGGGACGACGGCGGGACGCCCCGCCGGATCGCGGGCATCGTCCGCGACGCGACCGCGGAGCTCGCGCACGCCACCGTGCTGCGGAAGCTGGAGTCGGCGCGGGCCCGGCAGGCCACGATCGTGCAGCGGACCACGGAGGCGCTGTCCCGGGCGGTGACCGTCGACGACGTCACGGCGGCGCTGACCGGCGCGGGCGCGCTGGAGCGGCTCGGCGCGGACGGGCTGGCCCTGAGCCTCGTCGAGAACGACGCGATGAAGGTCATCGCGCTGAGCGGGGAGTCCCTGGAGATCCTCGCCGAGCGCAGGTTCACCCGGCTGGACGGCTCACTGCCGCTCTCCCGGACCGTCCTGACCGGCCAGGCCAGGTTCGTCACCTCGCTGGCGGAGCTGGCCGGGGAGTTCCCGCTGCTGGCCGACTACCTGGGCCGGATCCGCTACGAGGGCGCCGCCTACCTGCCGCTGATCGCGCAGGCCAAGGCGATCGGCGGGCTCGTGCTGTTCTACCGGCGGCGCACCGACTTCAGCCCGGAGGAGCAGAACCTGTGCCTGGGCCTCGCCGGCATCGTCGCGCAGTCCCTCCAGCGGGCGCTGCTGTTCGACCAGGAGCGCGAGTTCGCGACGGGGCTGCAGGCCTCGATGCTGCCGCGCCGCATCCCGGAGATCCACGGCGGGGAGATCGCGGTGCGCTACCACTCGGCGTGGAGCGGGCGCGAGGTGGGCGGGGACTGGTACGACGTGATCGCGCTGCCCCGGGACCGCGTCGGCCTCGTCGTCGGGGACGTGCAGGGCCACGACACGCACGCCGCGGCCATCATGGGCCAGCTGCGGATCGCGCTGCGGGCGTACGCGGGCGAGGGGCACCCGCCCTCGACGGTGCTGGCGCGGGCCTCCCGCTTCCTCGCCGAACTGGACACCGAGCGGTTCGCGACGTGCATGTACGCGCAGGTCGACCTGGAGACCGGCGGCGTGCGGGCCGTGCGCGCCGGGCACCTGGGGCCGCTCATCCGGCACACGGACGGGCGCACCGGCTGGCCGAAGGTGCGCGGCGGGCTGCCGCTCGGCCTGGCCTCGGCGTTCGAGCAGGAGGAGTTCCCCGAGACGCGGCTGGACCTGGTGCCGGGGGAGACGCTCGTGCTGTGCACGGACGGGCTGGTGGAGGAGCCGGGCACGACCATCACCCAGGGGATGGAGGCGCTCGCGCACGCCGTCCGCAGCGGCCCGCAGGAGGCGGGGGCGCTCGCCGACCACCTCTCGGACCGGCTGTGGGAGCGCTGGGGCTCCGGCGACGACGTGGCACTGCTGGTGCTGCGCCGGGCCCCGGACCCGGGCACGCACCGGGCGCCGCGGATCCACCAGTACGTCCACCAGGCGGATCCGGAGGGCCTGTCGGAGGCCCGGTACGCGCTGCGGCAGGCGCTGCGCGACTGGGGCATGCCCGACCTCGCGGACGACGTGGAGCTGGCGGCCGGCGAGCTGCTGGTCAACGCCCTGCTGCACACGGACGGCGGAGCGGTGCTGACGATGGAGGTGCTGCCCGAGCCGGTGCGGCGGATCCGGCTGTGGGTGAAGGACCGTTCCAGCGTGTGGCCGCGGCGGCGGACCCCGGGGGAGGCCGCGACGACCGGGCGGGGCCTGCTGCTGGTGGACGCGCTGGCCACGCACTGGGGCGTGGAGTCGAGGGGCGACGGCAAGGCGGTGTGGTGCGAGTTCGACGTGCCCGTCAGCCTGCACGGCGCCGGATGA
- a CDS encoding NAD(P)-binding domain-containing protein, producing MDDLVVVGAGPYGLSIAAHAVAAGIGVRVLGRPMASWRDHMPEGMFLKSEPWASNLSAPGGRHTLAEFCAGRGVAAEHGRPLPIGAFSEYGLWFAGQAVPEVEEVTVTEVTPQGDGFRIRTAEGTQLLARTVALAVGVMPFVRQPQALRALPPGHCSHSTGHRDLARFAGREVAVIGAGQAALETAALLAESGARPCLVARRSGIGWNTVPPPLERPALQALRRPHSGLGSGWRTWAWAELPWAVRRLPAAHRERIAATALGPAGAWWLRDRFERSVPVLLGHRLHRAVAVGDRTRLGLTTAAGESVVLDVAHVIAATGFAPDLARLDLLDARLRDALDTVGAGRTPELTSGFESSWPGLFFAGLLTAPSFGPSMRFVHGAGFTAGRLVGGVRKRLGARSRPAGPLRAPRPARAGRGPSEDVSAVR from the coding sequence ATGGACGATCTCGTCGTGGTCGGCGCCGGTCCGTACGGCCTGTCGATCGCCGCGCACGCGGTGGCGGCCGGGATCGGCGTGCGGGTGCTGGGGCGCCCCATGGCCTCCTGGCGGGACCACATGCCCGAGGGCATGTTCCTGAAGTCCGAGCCGTGGGCCTCCAACCTGTCCGCACCCGGAGGCCGGCACACCCTCGCCGAGTTCTGCGCGGGCCGCGGCGTCGCGGCGGAGCACGGCCGCCCACTGCCGATCGGCGCGTTCAGCGAGTACGGCCTGTGGTTCGCGGGGCAGGCGGTGCCGGAGGTGGAGGAGGTCACCGTCACCGAGGTCACGCCGCAGGGCGACGGCTTCCGCATCCGGACCGCCGAGGGCACGCAGCTGCTCGCCCGGACGGTCGCGCTGGCCGTCGGTGTCATGCCCTTCGTACGCCAACCGCAGGCGCTGCGCGCCCTGCCGCCAGGCCACTGCTCGCACAGCACCGGCCACCGCGACCTGGCGCGGTTCGCCGGCCGGGAGGTCGCGGTGATCGGCGCCGGGCAGGCCGCGCTGGAGACGGCGGCCCTGCTCGCCGAGAGCGGGGCCCGCCCCTGCCTCGTCGCCCGGCGCTCCGGGATCGGCTGGAACACCGTCCCGCCGCCGCTGGAGCGGCCCGCCCTGCAGGCCCTGCGCCGCCCGCACAGCGGCCTCGGCAGCGGCTGGCGCACCTGGGCGTGGGCCGAGCTTCCGTGGGCGGTGCGCCGGCTGCCCGCCGCGCACCGCGAGCGGATCGCCGCCACCGCGCTCGGGCCCGCCGGGGCGTGGTGGCTGCGGGACCGCTTCGAGCGGAGCGTGCCGGTGCTGCTGGGGCACCGGCTGCACCGTGCGGTGGCCGTGGGGGACCGGACCCGGCTCGGGCTGACGACCGCGGCCGGCGAGTCCGTCGTCCTGGACGTCGCGCACGTGATCGCGGCCACCGGCTTCGCGCCCGACCTGGCGCGGCTGGACCTGTTGGACGCCCGGCTGCGGGACGCGCTGGACACCGTCGGGGCGGGCCGCACACCGGAGCTGACATCCGGTTTCGAGTCCTCGTGGCCGGGGCTCTTCTTCGCGGGGCTGCTGACGGCTCCCTCATTCGGCCCTTCCATGCGATTCGTGCACGGTGCGGGGTTCACTGCGGGGAGACTGGTCGGGGGAGTCCGAAAGCGGCTCGGCGCCCGCAGCCGGCCGGCGGGCCCCCTCCGGGCCCCCCGCCCCGCCCGGGCGGGCCGGGGGCCGTCCGAAGACGTCTCTGCGGTGAGGTGA
- a CDS encoding ATP-grasp domain-containing protein, translating to MYEFAAHVPAVVLRLDRNPFHHGTLGAVRSLGRKGVEVHAVVEAGGGPVGRSRYLRAVHPGPSGGLDPEAPDGLEECLARVSERIGRPAVLVAMDDLSAIAVARIGAGLDGRFRVPNQPDGLPARVADKAELAALCARWDVPHPETVLPESGAEAAEAAWRLGLPAVAKWSRPWLLPAGSGLRSTTLVHTAAEARRLYERTGEAGSRLLLQRFLPAGTDTDWFFHGAFGSGGRPLLAGSGRKELSWPVRTGLTAVGRWLPDPAVEEAGLRLAERLGYQGILDLDFRRDEEGCFRLVDFNPRPGAQFRLFTDGAGLDVVQAMYLDLTGQRVPAQSGGPGRLFLAENYALLSAVRGRRLPPRGPRRGGRDGTGGATGVGAGVPAAAQGRQGGPGAPGGAGAPGGRGGAPARGRGPRRVEAAWFAADDPTPFLAMLAAFLGRGADKGARALRRVPAHGRRTARAVVRAPRQRDRGLTPPAGSPPPPAVPPPAGPAAAPPGAADAEPDELVAR from the coding sequence ATGTACGAGTTCGCCGCCCACGTGCCCGCTGTTGTGCTCAGACTCGACCGGAACCCGTTCCACCACGGAACCCTCGGCGCCGTCAGATCGCTCGGGCGCAAGGGCGTGGAGGTCCATGCCGTCGTCGAGGCCGGGGGAGGACCCGTGGGGCGCTCGCGGTACCTGCGTGCCGTGCATCCGGGGCCTTCCGGTGGGTTGGACCCGGAGGCCCCGGACGGGCTGGAGGAGTGCCTCGCCCGGGTGTCGGAGCGGATCGGCCGGCCCGCGGTCCTCGTCGCCATGGACGACCTGAGCGCGATCGCCGTCGCCCGGATCGGCGCCGGCCTCGACGGCCGGTTCCGCGTCCCGAACCAGCCCGACGGGCTGCCCGCCCGGGTCGCGGACAAGGCCGAACTGGCCGCGCTGTGCGCCCGCTGGGACGTCCCGCACCCGGAGACCGTGCTCCCGGAGAGCGGGGCCGAGGCCGCGGAGGCCGCCTGGCGGCTGGGCCTGCCCGCGGTCGCCAAATGGAGCCGCCCCTGGCTGCTCCCGGCGGGCAGCGGGCTGCGCAGCACCACCCTCGTCCACACCGCCGCGGAGGCGCGCCGGCTGTACGAGCGGACCGGCGAGGCGGGGAGCCGGCTGCTGCTCCAGCGGTTCCTGCCGGCCGGGACGGACACGGACTGGTTCTTCCACGGGGCGTTCGGCAGCGGCGGGCGTCCGCTGCTCGCCGGGTCGGGCCGCAAGGAGCTGTCGTGGCCGGTGCGGACCGGCCTGACGGCGGTGGGGCGCTGGCTGCCGGACCCGGCGGTGGAGGAGGCGGGGCTGCGGCTCGCCGAGCGGCTCGGCTACCAGGGAATCCTGGACCTGGACTTCCGGCGGGACGAGGAGGGCTGCTTCCGGCTCGTGGACTTCAACCCCCGGCCGGGCGCGCAGTTCCGGCTCTTCACGGACGGGGCCGGGCTGGACGTCGTCCAGGCGATGTACCTCGACCTGACGGGGCAGCGGGTGCCGGCGCAGTCCGGGGGGCCGGGGCGGCTTTTCCTCGCGGAGAACTACGCGCTGCTGTCGGCGGTACGCGGCCGGAGGCTGCCGCCGCGCGGGCCGCGGCGCGGCGGCAGGGACGGCACCGGGGGCGCCACCGGCGTCGGCGCGGGAGTCCCGGCAGCAGCCCAGGGACGACAGGGAGGCCCGGGAGCCCCGGGCGGCGCGGGAGCCCCGGGCGGCCGCGGCGGTGCGCCGGCGCGGGGCCGGGGGCCGCGGCGGGTGGAGGCGGCGTGGTTCGCCGCCGACGACCCGACGCCGTTCCTCGCGATGCTCGCCGCGTTCCTCGGCCGGGGCGCGGACAAGGGCGCGCGCGCCCTGCGGCGCGTACCGGCGCACGGGCGGCGCACGGCGCGGGCCGTGGTCCGCGCCCCCCGCCAGCGCGACCGCGGCCTGACCCCGCCGGCCGGATCGCCCCCGCCGCCCGCCGTCCCCCCGCCGGCCGGCCCGGCCGCGGCCCCGCCGGGCGCGGCCGACGCCGAGCCGGACGAACTGGTGGCGCGGTGA
- a CDS encoding glycoside hydrolase family 26 protein, with protein MPRPRRRLANTCVGTVTAGLLATGATLAIPEDEELPGSSPDIAVGAYLDFGPPGVERIPYLSRWLGGREIRVGHTYLPGDRWAGIEGNVSFLDDWARWRLARPDRLFVLNVPMQERNEGRVPDHEVARLIRAGAAGDFDGHFRRLAQRLVDLGVPDTVIVLGWEMNGVTYTHRCSPDPQNWKAYWRRIVSTMRSVPGQRFKFDFAPNRGSDAIGWTTCYPGDDVVDIIGMDSYDQGPGRTFDDQITQPYGLQHHVDFAKAHGKPISYPEWGLFRRGDNPEYVRRMLRWIEQHKPMYHTITDYCPHGVWQCKQNPRSAKEFRKALTPQVPPPVVPTPVVPTPVVPTPVVPTPVVPTPVVPTPVVPTPSIPVPSVPTPSVSVPAVPVPTVSPPVVPEPSPQVPTPQPVPSPEATRPTPAPSDPAPAEPSPDAPVTPTPVRPSPVAPSPAAPTTVAPSPVAPSPVAPSPTAPAPQPQPQPPAPVNTTQWCVPLGFGDWLSKLVGKQSVCVSIDWGSDSGFWPW; from the coding sequence ATGCCCAGACCTCGTCGCCGCCTGGCGAACACCTGCGTCGGGACGGTCACGGCCGGTCTCCTCGCCACCGGGGCCACCCTCGCGATCCCGGAGGACGAGGAGCTCCCCGGGTCGTCCCCCGACATCGCCGTGGGCGCCTACCTGGACTTCGGGCCCCCCGGCGTCGAGCGGATCCCGTACCTGTCGCGCTGGCTCGGCGGCAGGGAGATCCGGGTCGGGCACACGTATCTGCCGGGGGACCGCTGGGCCGGCATCGAGGGGAACGTCAGCTTCCTCGACGACTGGGCGCGCTGGCGCCTGGCCCGGCCCGACCGGCTGTTCGTCCTCAACGTGCCCATGCAGGAGCGCAACGAGGGCCGGGTGCCCGACCACGAGGTGGCCCGGCTCATCCGCGCCGGCGCCGCCGGCGACTTCGACGGGCACTTCCGCAGGCTGGCACAGCGCCTCGTCGACCTCGGCGTCCCGGACACCGTCATCGTGCTGGGCTGGGAGATGAACGGCGTCACCTACACCCACCGCTGCTCTCCCGACCCGCAGAACTGGAAGGCGTACTGGCGGCGCATCGTCAGCACCATGCGGTCCGTGCCCGGCCAGCGCTTCAAGTTCGACTTCGCCCCCAACCGCGGCTCCGACGCGATCGGCTGGACGACCTGCTACCCGGGTGACGACGTCGTCGACATCATCGGCATGGACTCCTACGACCAGGGCCCGGGCCGCACCTTCGACGACCAGATCACCCAGCCGTACGGGCTCCAGCACCACGTCGACTTCGCGAAGGCGCACGGCAAGCCGATCTCGTACCCGGAGTGGGGCCTGTTCCGCCGCGGCGACAACCCGGAGTACGTACGGCGCATGCTGCGCTGGATCGAGCAGCACAAGCCGATGTACCACACCATCACCGACTACTGCCCGCACGGCGTGTGGCAGTGCAAGCAGAACCCGCGGTCGGCGAAGGAGTTCCGCAAGGCGCTCACCCCGCAGGTGCCGCCCCCGGTCGTGCCGACGCCCGTGGTGCCCACCCCCGTGGTCCCGACTCCGGTCGTGCCCACGCCGGTGGTACCGACGCCGGTCGTGCCGACGCCGGTGGTGCCGACGCCCTCCATCCCGGTCCCGTCCGTGCCGACGCCCTCCGTGTCCGTGCCGGCCGTCCCCGTCCCCACCGTGTCCCCGCCCGTCGTGCCGGAGCCGTCGCCGCAGGTGCCGACGCCCCAGCCCGTGCCCTCCCCCGAGGCCACGCGGCCGACGCCGGCACCCTCCGACCCCGCACCGGCCGAGCCGAGCCCCGACGCCCCGGTGACGCCCACGCCCGTACGGCCGAGCCCGGTCGCGCCGAGCCCGGCGGCACCCACCACGGTCGCCCCGAGCCCCGTCGCCCCGAGCCCCGTCGCGCCGAGCCCGACCGCACCGGCACCGCAGCCGCAGCCGCAGCCCCCGGCGCCCGTCAACACCACGCAGTGGTGCGTGCCGCTGGGCTTCGGCGACTGGCTCTCGAAGCTGGTCGGCAAGCAGTCGGTCTGCGTCTCGATCGACTGGGGCTCGGACTCCGGCTTCTGGCCCTGGTAG
- a CDS encoding GNAT family N-acetyltransferase, producing the protein MTTGSGALSVALCRDPRQFAALEEPWNELFRSCRTATPFQSHAWLHSWWLSYGREGRLRVVLVRRGGELVGAAALMLVHRPLPLLVPLGGGITDHSDVLVADEHADRVVPALARGLHEAARGAVVDLREVRPGAAAEAVFAQWPGARSRLADSTCMELPALPFDELVKRMPASGGQRVRAKLRKTDAAGIEEREVTEYEVPRAVRTLLRLHEKQWRGRGVTPEHLRPRFAEHLTRATRRMVRTGEGRLTEFRLEGRVVAANVTLLSGSFSGGYLYGADPDLRARKVDVATLLLRYEAGRALAEGRQVVSFLRGSEPYKNHWRPETVVNQRFLMARTALAPLLRLHESQVTGRERAVGALREALPAARDWRARLGELRVR; encoded by the coding sequence ATGACGACGGGCTCCGGTGCCCTGTCGGTGGCCCTGTGCCGCGACCCCCGCCAGTTCGCCGCCCTGGAAGAGCCATGGAACGAGCTCTTCCGCTCCTGCCGGACCGCGACGCCGTTCCAGAGCCACGCCTGGCTGCACTCCTGGTGGCTGTCGTACGGGCGGGAAGGCCGGCTGCGCGTGGTGCTGGTGCGCCGCGGCGGGGAGCTGGTCGGCGCGGCCGCGCTGATGCTGGTGCACCGGCCGCTGCCGCTGCTGGTGCCCCTCGGCGGCGGCATCACCGACCACTCCGACGTGCTGGTCGCCGACGAGCATGCCGACCGGGTCGTCCCGGCGCTGGCCCGCGGCCTGCACGAGGCGGCGCGCGGCGCCGTGGTCGACCTGCGGGAGGTGCGCCCCGGGGCGGCCGCCGAGGCGGTGTTCGCGCAGTGGCCGGGCGCCCGCAGCCGGCTCGCCGACTCCACCTGCATGGAGCTGCCCGCACTGCCGTTCGACGAGCTGGTCAAGCGGATGCCGGCCTCCGGGGGCCAGCGGGTGCGGGCCAAGCTGCGCAAGACCGACGCTGCCGGGATCGAGGAGCGCGAGGTCACCGAGTACGAGGTGCCGCGCGCGGTGCGCACCCTGCTGCGGCTCCACGAGAAGCAGTGGCGCGGCCGCGGCGTCACCCCCGAGCACCTGCGGCCCCGTTTCGCCGAGCACCTGACGCGGGCGACGCGGCGGATGGTGCGGACGGGCGAGGGCCGGCTGACGGAGTTCCGGCTGGAGGGGAGGGTCGTCGCGGCGAACGTGACCCTGCTGTCCGGGTCGTTCAGCGGCGGCTACCTGTACGGGGCCGACCCGGACCTGCGGGCCCGGAAGGTGGACGTGGCGACGCTGCTGCTGCGCTACGAGGCCGGCCGCGCGCTGGCGGAGGGCCGGCAGGTGGTGTCCTTCCTGCGCGGCAGCGAGCCGTACAAGAACCACTGGAGGCCCGAGACGGTCGTCAACCAGCGGTTCCTGATGGCGCGTACGGCACTCGCGCCCCTGCTGCGGCTGCACGAGTCGCAGGTGACGGGGCGCGAGCGGGCGGTCGGCGCACTGCGGGAGGCGCTGCCGGCCGCCAGGGACTGGCGGGCGCGGCTGGGCGAACTGCGGGTGCGATGA
- a CDS encoding lipopolysaccharide biosynthesis protein: MADTADQKKPAARRRRARLLSPPAWWPLPAAALLGLAAGGAYGVLKAPEYAATSYVVAVPDDTTEPATALGFAQAYARIATSSSTLAYAQPRAGISARELRTHVRAETSPESPMIAITGTSANAAESADIANAVADALTLSSNQAAKNTGVQLLLFNQAVAPTDPASPSAPVSGAVGLCAGGLLGGLWLLARPARRRPEEEQLPVSAGEPESAAVAEELVQVPAQGEHAAEPKEKESVR; encoded by the coding sequence ATGGCCGACACCGCCGACCAGAAGAAGCCCGCCGCCCGACGCCGCCGGGCCAGGCTCCTGTCGCCGCCCGCCTGGTGGCCGCTGCCCGCCGCCGCCCTGCTCGGGCTGGCCGCGGGCGGCGCGTACGGAGTGCTCAAGGCGCCCGAGTACGCCGCCACCAGCTACGTCGTCGCCGTCCCCGACGACACCACCGAGCCGGCCACGGCGCTGGGCTTCGCGCAGGCGTACGCCCGTATCGCCACCAGCAGCTCGACGCTCGCGTACGCGCAGCCCCGCGCCGGCATCAGCGCCCGCGAACTGCGCACCCACGTGCGGGCGGAGACCTCCCCCGAATCCCCGATGATCGCGATCACGGGCACCTCGGCGAACGCCGCCGAGTCCGCCGACATCGCCAACGCGGTCGCCGACGCCCTGACGCTGAGCAGCAACCAGGCGGCGAAGAACACCGGCGTGCAGCTGCTGCTGTTCAACCAGGCCGTCGCGCCCACCGACCCGGCCTCGCCGTCCGCGCCGGTCAGCGGCGCCGTCGGCCTGTGCGCGGGCGGCCTGCTCGGCGGGCTGTGGCTGCTCGCCCGGCCGGCCCGCCGCCGCCCCGAGGAGGAGCAGCTGCCCGTTTCCGCGGGGGAGCCGGAGTCGGCGGCCGTCGCGGAGGAGCTGGTGCAGGTGCCCGCCCAGGGTGAGCACGCGGCGGAACCCAAGGAGAAGGAGTCCGTGCGATGA
- a CDS encoding glycosyltransferase, with protein MRVLHVITGLGVGGAEQQLRLLLRHLPMRCDVLTLTNPGPVADGLRADGVRVVHLGMRGNRDLGALPRLVRFLRRGGYDLVHTHLYRACLYGRIAARLAGVGAVVATEHSLGDGEIEGRPLSAGVRRLYLAGERLGSATVAVSDTVAARLAAWGVPAGRVHVVPNGIEAARFRFDAGVRRATRARTGLPERAFVVGGVGRLVPGKRFDALVRAVAALPGAHLLLAGDGPERGALRALAAELGAQHRIHLVGERDPLGEDGGGRAPGVPQLLAAMDVFVSASREEAFGLAVVEALAAGLPVLHVTCPAVDDLPAVQAPGARRIGTGGEELLAALRGHMEAGANRLPVPPVVRHYDVARSAERLLDVYRLALHGAGAAPLRTPPRAAAGPEPGPGAAADAVPAPARPAVAGQPPHALAARAAGRPGNGPRPGSGSAPGPRPGPDTGPPRPGGGPARPGNG; from the coding sequence CTGCGCGTCCTGCACGTCATCACCGGGCTCGGGGTCGGCGGCGCCGAGCAGCAGCTGCGGCTGCTGCTGCGGCACCTGCCGATGCGCTGCGACGTGCTGACGCTGACCAACCCGGGTCCGGTCGCCGACGGGCTGCGCGCCGACGGCGTCCGCGTCGTGCACCTCGGCATGCGGGGCAACCGGGACCTCGGGGCGCTGCCCCGCCTCGTCCGGTTCCTCCGGCGCGGCGGGTACGACCTCGTCCACACCCACCTGTACCGGGCCTGCCTCTACGGGCGGATCGCCGCCCGGCTCGCCGGGGTCGGCGCCGTCGTCGCGACCGAGCACTCCCTCGGCGACGGCGAGATCGAGGGCCGGCCGCTGTCGGCCGGGGTCCGCCGGCTGTACCTGGCGGGCGAGCGGCTCGGCTCGGCGACCGTCGCCGTCTCCGACACGGTGGCGGCGCGGCTGGCCGCCTGGGGGGTGCCGGCCGGGCGGGTGCACGTCGTCCCCAACGGCATCGAGGCCGCCCGGTTCCGCTTCGACGCGGGGGTGCGCCGCGCCACCCGGGCCCGGACCGGGCTGCCCGAACGGGCCTTCGTCGTCGGCGGGGTGGGCCGGCTGGTGCCGGGCAAGCGGTTCGACGCCCTCGTCCGGGCCGTCGCCGCGCTGCCCGGCGCCCACCTGCTCCTCGCCGGCGACGGCCCCGAGCGCGGGGCGCTGCGCGCGCTGGCCGCGGAACTGGGCGCACAGCACCGGATCCACCTGGTCGGCGAGCGGGACCCGCTGGGCGAGGACGGCGGCGGGCGGGCGCCCGGCGTCCCGCAACTGCTGGCCGCGATGGACGTGTTCGTCTCCGCCTCCCGCGAGGAGGCGTTCGGGCTGGCGGTCGTCGAGGCCCTCGCGGCCGGGCTGCCCGTCCTGCACGTCACCTGCCCGGCCGTCGACGACCTGCCGGCCGTGCAGGCGCCGGGCGCGCGGCGGATCGGCACCGGCGGCGAGGAGCTCCTCGCCGCGCTGCGCGGGCACATGGAGGCGGGGGCGAACCGGCTGCCCGTGCCGCCGGTGGTCCGGCACTACGACGTGGCGCGCAGCGCCGAACGCCTGCTGGACGTCTACCGCCTCGCCCTGCACGGCGCCGGCGCCGCACCGCTCCGTACGCCGCCCCGGGCTGCCGCCGGTCCGGAGCCCGGCCCGGGTGCGGCAGCGGACGCGGTGCCGGCCCCGGCGCGGCCCGCCGTGGCCGGGCAGCCGCCGCACGCCCTCGCGGCGCGGGCGGCGGGCCGCCCCGGCAACGGCCCGCGGCCCGGCTCCGGCTCTGCCCCGGGACCCCGGCCCGGCCCCGACACGGGCCCGCCGCGGCCGGGCGGCGGGCCCGCCCGCCCCGGCAACGGCTGA